AACTAGCCCAAAAAAGATCGCATAACGTGGTAAATTTCTTTCAGCCCTAAGCTCGAAAGACTATTTAGCAAAATTAATCATATTACTCGAGTAACGACTGGCCTTTCATTAGCGCATTTATTCATTTCCCCTGCAAACCAGTAACCAAAGTCGATTCGTGATGGCCGGACCGGGCGGGCAAGGGTTCGATAAATTCTTCAGAGAGTCTGAGGAGAATTTCGTGAGATAATTTCAAGATCATAAACATGGATCCGCTCAAGCAAAGGCCAAATGTTCATTCTCAATTGAAGTCGGAAGCTAAAGTCGATTGAATTATAGAGGGCGAGAAAAACCGAACCGACGTCACGGCTACGTTTAATTGCAAAAGTCCTGATTAGCGCGAAGATAATGTATTACGAAAACTCTAAGCAAAGATTTCCGGGAAGGTCAACTCGCAAAATCCTTACTTAATGAAAACGAACATTTGATTTAAGTCAGAGAACAGACTCACAAAAGATTTTTTCCCCTTTTTTTAGATTGGATTTTTCTAAAGAATCGGTTTGAATCCTGTGAAGCGCGATTCTACTCTATAGATTCGCGAAAGACTAAACGTATGGAAAATCGTGAATACGACGTTATTATCATCGGCTCCGGTATGGGAGCATTGACTACGGGATCTCTTCTCGCTCAGTTTTCCGATAAGAAAGTTTTACTTTTGGAACAACATTTCAAAGCGGGCGGCTTCACCCACGTTTTCAAACGGGAAGGAAAATTTCTTTGGGATGTCGGGATCCATTATGTAGGCGATATGGAATCCGGCTCCGCCCTCAGAAAGGTTTTCGACTTAGTTACTGCAGGTAAAGTCCGTTGGGCCGCAATGCCGGACGTATTTGAGAAGTTCGTGTATCCGGATTTTACGTTTAGCGTTAGGAATGATCCGAGCATATATGAAAACGATTTAATAGAATCTTTTCCGGAAGAAAAGGAAGCTATCCGGCGATATTTTCATGATATCAAGAAGGTGGCGTCTTGGCACGGGAGGCACATGATGCTCAAAGCTTTACCCCCTTTTCTGGACACTTTCGGAGCCGCTCTGGATTTGATCGGCTCTTCCTCTGCTTTGGTAACAACCGGAGAATACCTGGATAAAAACTTTCGGAACCAAAAACTCAAGGCGGTGCTTTGCTCTCAATGGGGAGATTACGGCCTTCCTCCTAAAATAAGCTCTTTCGCCATTCATGCTCTTATCGTCTCACACTATCTAAAGGGCGGCTTTTATCCGATCGGAGGCTCCGGTCAGATCGCACAAGCAGTTCAAGATATTCTAAAAGCGCACGGAGGCAGGATCGCGTTGTCCCGGGAAGTGAAGGAGATACTCGTCGATAACGGAAAAGCGATCGGAGTACGAGTCCTCAACAAACGAAAGACCGAGGAAGAAGGAAAGGAAATAGAAGAAATTTATTACGCTCCTCAAATCGTATCCGATGCCGGCGCATATAATACTTTTTTAAATCTCTTACCGACGTCGGTTAAGCTCCCTTACCGTCAAGAGCTGGAATCTTTCTCGAAAGTGTTCCCGTTGACGACAAACGTAACACTCTACCTGGGTTTAAAGGAGGATCCGAGACGACTCGGCTTCCAAGGAGAAAACCACTGGATCTATTCCTCTTACGATCATGATAAGAATTTCTCCGAAGGATATAAATGGACGGAAGGCGGTAGAATTCCCGGCGTCTATCTATCCTTCCCTTCTCTCAAAGATCCGGAAGCACACGCGCACACGGCGGAGATCATCGCATTCTGCGATTATAAGGCTTTCGAATTTTGGAAAGACCAGCCTTGGAAAGAGCGAAACGAAACCTACAAAGCCAAAAAAGCCGAACTCATTCGTCGTCTTCTGGATTACGTAGAAGAGAAATACGAAGGATTTAAGGATTTGGTCGAATATACCGAACTTTCCACGCCGATTACCACGGAGCATTTTACCTTACATCGGAAAGGAACCATTTACGGTCTACCTTGTGTACCCGATCGATTTAGAGAGGTTAAATCGCCCTGGTTTTCGCCCAAGACTCCTATCGAAAATTTGACATTGACTGGAGCGGATGCGGCCTCCCCTGGATTGAGCGGTGCGATGATGGGTGGCTTCTCCGCTTTCGCGAATATGTCGGGCGGAATGACGGTTCTACAACTGTTTCGAAAAACGATGAATTCGTAGGAATCTAGCGTTTAAGAGATCTCTTGAAATCCATCATTCTCAAAAATTTGTATCGTAAAATCCTATGCTATTAGGAAATTCTTTTCGGGCAGAATCGCCATTGAAAAGGTCTTGCTAATAATACGCATGGATTTCGGAAATCAAATGTCGGAATGGTTTCATTGGACACCCTATGCATTCCTGCCCGTTCTTAGCTTCGCGCTCTCTTTCTTAACCCTATATCTCTCTATTCGAAATCGGAATACTTCCGGCTCGAGAGAATTTACCGCCGTTTCATTTGGAATGCTTCTCTATAGTTTCGGTTACTTTTGGGAAATGGTTTGCGTTAAACCCGATAATATCCTATTTTGGGATAACTTTCAATTCTTAGGGCCGGATATCATTGTAACGGCTCTGCCGTTTCTTTGCATGAGAGTCGTGAACTTGGATAGATTCATCAAACCGATTACAGTGGCTCTCTTTTCCGCCATTCCTATTTCCATAGAAACCGTCGTTTGGTTCGGAAAGCCGGAATGGATTCGACCTTCATTATATTTTGATGATACTGCGCCTTGGAGAGCCTTAGTTTACGAATACGGTCCTTGGATGAACGTATATGTCTATAATTTCTTAATTATTTTTTCTCTATGTCTACTGGCTCTTCTGGTCGGCACAATCTTTCAAAGAGGGTTCCACAGAATCCGCAGCGTTGTCTTTTTAATCGTGCTGAGTATTCCGTTTATCGGGCAAATCATGACGGTGGCAAATTTCGTTCCGTTTGTCCATCCTAGACTCGACATTTTTCCTTTAGCCGCAAGTATCTCATGTTTAATCTGGGTCTACGGTCTTTTTTACTTTCGGATTCTCGATTTGATCCCTCTCGCGAGGAACCAAGTCTTCGAATGGATACAAGACGCTGTTTTCGTTTTAAACCGAGAAAATTATATCATAGATTGCAATCAAGCCGCTCTCAATCTGCTCGGAACCACTCGGCTTCGAGGCGATACCAAGCTCTCGCAATTTCTTCCGGATCTAGTCGATGTGCTAAACGATTGCTTGATGCGTCAAAAGACTACTACCGAATGGAAACGCCCCGGGTTAGTTCCGATCGGATACTATGATGTTTCGATCAAACCGCTCGGAGAATTCAACTCCATTTTTCGAATCGTCACGTTAAGGGAAATCACCGAACGAGTCCTGGAGGAAAAGAAAATTTCCGAAAGACGGGATATTCTACAAAGTATTTTAGATTCCACTAAAATACTTTTTCTGGTCTTAGACGGAGAAGGTCGATTAATTTTGGTTAATAAAGCCTGTCAGGAAGTGACCGGATACGACCTCCCGCAACTGGAAGGAAAATCCTTTTGGGATGTGGTTCTTTTCCCCGACGATAAGAATCGGGTCTTCCGAGTGTTTTACAAGAGGTTCGGCCCTAAACGGTTTCCAAAAAGAACCAATATTCATCTGAAACGGCGGGACGGAAAATCCAGATATACCGTTTGGGAACATAAAGAGGTACGGGATCAAGAAGGGAAATTGTCATATGTTATTTCGACGGGAGCGGACGTAACGGGTTTGGAGGAAGCGGAAGGACGAATTCACACTTTACAGCAGGCAAACGAAGAAATTTCCAATAAGAACGAGATCATCGAGTTACAAAAGAAGGAACTGGAAGAAGCTCTCCAGAATTTAAAGCGGACTCAATCGCAGCTCATTCAAACCTCTAAGTTGGCGGATTTAGGACAACTTGCGGCAGGGATCGCTCATGAAATCAATAACCCGATAGGAGCCATCCATGCAGCAGGGCATAATATTCTTTCGCATCTAGTCAAAATTAGGAGCGGGATACGGTCCGAGTTGGATAAGTTAACGAAGCTCACCGATAAAGAATGGAATCTTTTCGACGAATTTATCCTACAAGGAATCGAATCCAAAGAAATGACGATCGGGTTGGAACGAAGGAGAATCCTTGCGCAACTGAAGGAAGAAATGAATGCTAACAAGGCCCTATTACCGGATGAAACTGCCGAATTGTTCGTGGATCACGGAATCATTTCCAATTGGAAAAAATTTCTTCCGCTAGTGACCGAAACAAAGACCAGAGATCTTCTTCCTTTCTTTTTGAATTTATTGGGCCCGGAGCAAAGCGTGGCTACGATTCGAACCGCCGTGGAGCGTTCTTCCAAAATCGTTTATGCTCTCCGAAGCTTTGCCCACTTCGAATCTTCCCACCGCAAGCGGATCTTTTCCTTAAAGGATAATGTGGATACCGTTTTGACTCTCTATCAAAATTTATTCAAACATGGGGTCGATGTTTCCACGGATCTTAAAGATGTTCCCTCCTTTCTAGGTTTTCCGGACGATTTGATGCATCTTTGGACGAACTTGATCATGAACTCGGTTCAAGCTATGAACTATAAGGGGAAATTATCCATCCAAGCTCACGTAGACGGGGACGAGGTTCTGATATCGATCGAGGATAACGGTCCCGGAATTCCGGCCGAAACCAAAGATAAGGTATTCGAAGTTTTTTTTACGACGAAGGCTTTAGGAGAAGGTTCTGGGCTCGGTTTAGATATTGCTAAGCGAATCGTCGAAAAGCACCAAGGCAGAATTTGGTTCGAATCGGATCCTGGCAAAACGATCTTTCACGTATCGCTCCCGTTCGAAAAAGCCTAAAACGAGATCCTTATATTATAAAATTACAAAATTCCTTTTGGAGGCAGAAAAACGATCTCATCCAAATTGAATGTATCGGGCTGAAACGAGAGATTCGCTAGGAAATCAGCGGCGTCCGCCACCGGAATCATATCTCTTCGATCGAATTCGTTTCTCCCGTCCCAAATCGGCGTATCAATAGCTCCCGCATAAACGATACTGACTCGGACTTCCCTATTTTTCCATTCCTCTCTAATTGACTTTGCAAAACCTGCTAATCCGTGCTTAGAAGCGCAGTAGGCGGAAGATTGAGGAAATCCCTGGCGACCGGCTGTCGAAGACAAATAACAAAGTAGAGAGCCTTTCCCGATCAAAGAGGACAATTCCTTAGTCAACAAATACGGCGCCGTCAGATTGAGCGCGATATGCTTTTCCCAATCCTCCAGAGATAAGGTTTCAACGGATTGGAATAATCCGTCTCCGAAAGTAAAGTACAAAGCATCCAAACGGCTCCAATGAATTCTCAGAGTATGGCAAAAATTCAAAAGACTCTTCGTATCGGTGACATCGCATGCGTAATTAGCTCCGGCTTTTAGGGATTGAACGAGCGGAATCCCGCGACGGGAAATACCGATCGCTTCCACGCCCGGAAGAGCATGCAGTTTTTCTAATAGAGAACGGCCGACGCCGGTCCCAGCTCCTGCAACCAGTATTTTCTTGGACATTATGGGTTATCGAGAAAGCGCCCGGACTTTCAATATGAAATCGGCAGCTTCCAAATGGCGATTCGCCTGGGTTAAATCCTTTCCCCAAACTGTTATACCGTGATTTTCAATGACACAGAGCGGAACTTTAGGTTTCTTTTCTTCCAAGTATGCCTGGAGAGCGTCCGATATTTCCTGAACCACAGGAAAATTATAAACGACCGGCGCAAAGACCTGAGGGCTTTCATCCCAAATCCCGAATGCTTTAATAATTTCTAAAGAAGGTAGATTCCATTCCTGCACCGGCGACTCTCTAGTGACTCCCGATTTAATTAGATTCGATTCGGGGGTATGCACGTGCAACGAACATCCGATTTCCGGAAAGGCTTTATACACAGCCCTATGGATGGAGGTTTCCGCCGAAGGTTTCAATCCTTCCCGCCCTTTCCATCCTTCAATCACTTTTCCAGTCTCTATATCGACCGGTAAAAAATCCTTTTTGCTCAGGAGGTTTTTATCCAAACCGCTCCCGCTTACCCAGAAAACATCCGGACGTTTCAAATCGCGAAGGGAAAGATTCCCGGCCGTTCCGGGCATCCAACCCTTCGAATGATACAGAACGCCCGACTTAGCCAGCCGGGAAAGTTCTTTCTTAATGGACATCCTGCTTATGCAAGAACCGTGGTTTCTTCCACGTAATTAGGAACCCAACCGCTCATGTCCTGGAAGTAACGAACCGCTTTGATTCTTTTCTTTTCATCAAGAGTAAACCAATGGTTCGTATTTTTCGGCACAGAAATGAAATCGTTCTTCTCTACCTTTACGAGAAACTTTTCTCCGTTGAGGGAAAATCCGAATATTCCGGAACCGTCCACGATATAACGGACTTCGGCATCCGTGTGATAGTGAACTTTATCGAACTTAGCTAACATCTCGGATAAACCGGGCACCTGTGCATGAAGGACGATCAGATCCCGTGATTGGTATCCTTCTTCTTCCTTTAAGGTTTCAAAGCGATTGTCTAAATTTTTAAGAAGCGTTTCCTTCTCATCGTCGGAAAGAACTTCCTTATCGGTCAAGTTACTGGAAGACGCAGGCACATGCCAATGATCGTATTCGATTCCGCGTTTTTCGAGGAAGGATTTTACTTCCGAATTATCTTTGATTTCCGGTAACCCGGGTTTCTGGACGATAGTCGCCATAACTCATTCTCCTTGGGTGTCGTACTTTTCCCTAAAAAAGCCCCCGACTAAAAACGGACCCCGTACCCTTTTCGGGGAGACCCTAACCGAATTTCTATCCGTCGATACAGGATCTAAGTATGCCGTATAGGAGAAGAATCTCCTACTTATTTATTGACTCTCTCCACGTACGATAAGTCGCGAAGATCTATCTTAACAACGTCGCCCTGCTTCACAAAAATCGGAACGTTAATTTCTCCGCCAGTTTCCACAGTGACTCTCTTCAGAGCAGTGCCGGAAGTGTCTCCTTTGAGTCCTTCTTCCGCGTAGGTTACTTGCAAAATAGCAAAGTTCGGAGGTATTACTCCGATCGGCTTCCCTTCATAAAAGGAAACTTCCATCGGAGTTTCTTCTTTTAAAAACGGAAGGATATCCTCCAGGTATTCCTTTGAAACCGGGATCTGTTCGAAATCGTTCGTATCCATGAAGATTATATCATCTCCCTCGGAATAGCAAATTGTCATTTGCCTTTTTTCGAGTTCGACGGATTCCAATTTTTCCGCAGCTTTGAATGTCCGCTCGATGGAACTGTTACGGACCAAATTTTTTAACTTTGTACGGATAAAAGCGGATCCCTTGCCGGGGTTGACGAATTCGCTCTTGATAACTGTGTAGAGTTCGCCCTCTACTTTAAGGACCATGCCCTTCTTAACTTCGGTAATGCCTAAGTTCATATACGACCTAAAAAAAGGATTGCGCTCCTTCTATATCCGAGCCGGAAGGCGGGGTGTCAAGGAAAAAGAACGCCCCCGTTAGCGACGAAAAAAGGCAAAATTCTTTCCGTTACGCGCCAGCATTGCCAACTTAAAATGGAATCGATGCTTCCGTCGCAGGGCTAAAACCGGCCCTAATATTGAAAAATATTTCCGGACTCAGATTTGAAAGCTCTACTAGCTTCAGTCTCAAGGCGGCTGGAGTTCCTCACCGTTTATTAACGGACGGTGCGAGGAAGCGTAGTCGATCCGGATTCTATTTCGAGACGATCTTGGAAAACGATCGACTATTTTCAAATGCTTACCTCCCTCTTGAAAATTGAAAGACAAGATACATTCGAAAACACTCGTACAAGGGCTAGATCAAAACGCGATCCATTTCGGGGATTGGCAGCGCACAAATAACTAATAAAAGAAAAATCAAAACCCTTTCACTTTCGCGACAAGCATATCGGAAAATTCCGATTACGCAATTCGGTTCTTGTAATAGCCTAAACATAGTAGAATGTCGATATGCAGAAGAATTAATTTTCTCTTTTTTGCCCTATCTTTCATTTTTCAGTATTTTTTGCAGGAAAAAGGTTGCCTAAGTATTTTTATCTCGTCTATACTTACTGAAGACGTATGAAACGATTCTGCATTTTATTTCTGGTCGCGTTTCTTTCCGTAATTTTCGTTTCCGATATTTTGGGGCAGGAATTTGCGGGAGGAAAGGTTCGCGTATTCCAGAAAAAGATCAAAATCCGAGAATATACGGAACTAGTTTCACAACATCATACCTATCTTTCTTCGGGAGAAGACGATAAGGGATTGGTTTTCGGAACGCGTTCCCAATTTTTGTACGGGGCCGACCTTCATTCGGATTACGGATCTCGTATCCATGAGCCGGTAGTCGTACGCCATACGCTATCCTATCGTTATCTTTTCCTTCCTCCCCCGGCCTGAATCCGACAGTCAGTTCTGTAAGTCCCTCTGGGAGGTTGTTCCCGGGAGAATTCAACGGTTTCGGGCAAAAATTCCGTTGTAATACATAGAAAGCGGGAACCCGCTCATCCTTCTCCTAAGTCTCCAACCTAAATTGATGAGCACATCTCCCTGAGGTTTATATAAAGAAAAACCTCTATCGGAAACCTCACGGTTTCCGATTTTTTTATTCGGATACTTCAGTTGACGTCCTTGGCTCTTCGTTAATACAAGAACGAGAGGAGCAAAAATCTGGGATCTTACTCCGTAAGCAATCAACCTTCTCTCATCGATGAAACGAATTGGTGGGATTGGAAATGGCAAATCCGTCATCGCGTCAAGGACGAGAGCGGGTTATGCGAATATTTAGAGCTTACCGATTCGGAAAAAGAATCGCTGCGGGACTGTAGCGAACTTTTTTCATTTTCCGCGACTCCTTACTATTTGAAGCTTGCGGATCCATTGGATCCTCTCTGTCCCATACGTCTCCAAATCGTTCCTCGAAAGGAGGAACTGACTCCGCGAGTTTGGGACCGAATCGACCCGCTCGCAGAAGAATCGCACATGCCGGTAAGAGGAGTAACGCATCGGTATCCAGATCGAGCGCTTTGGTATCTTTCTCATGTATGTGCGGTTTACTGTCGTTTTTGCACTCGAAAAAGAAAAGTATCTCGTTCAATGGAAACTCCGAGTTCGGAGGACTGGCAGGAAGCGCTGAATTACTTCCGAACTCATACCGAAATCCGAGAAGTCATTCTTTCTGGCGGAGATCCGCTAAATCTCTCCGATGCGAAACTCGATTACCTATTAGGTGAATTAAAATCGATTTCGCATATCAACCAAGTGAGAATTCATACTCGCTATCCTGTAACTTTACCGATGCGAATTACGGAAGAACTTTGTTCGATCCTGCGTAAACATTTTCCGGTCTTCATAGTTACACATTTTAATCATTCCAAGGAACTTACTCCAACTGCAAGAGAAAGAATCGAACGTTTGATTAAGGAGGGCGCCGTTACGGTTCTGAACCAGGCGGTTCTTTTAAAAGACATTAACGATTCGGTCGAAGCGCTGACTAATTTATTTTACGGACTGACGTCCGCAGGAATCAAACCGTATTATCTGCATCATTGCGACGAGGTGTACGGCTCCTCGCACTTTCGAGTACCGATTTCACGGGGAGTAGAATTGATGAAGTCTATCCGGGGAAGAATCAGCGGTCTCTGCATCCCTTTATATGTGGTCGATCTTACGGGCGGTGGAGGAAAAGTTCCGCTACCGACGGACTATTTGGAAGAAACGAAATCTTCTTCTTACGTATTTAGAAATTATCGGGGAGATCTGTATGAGATCGGTTATTAGTTTTTTGACGATTCTCCTACTATGCTCAGGTTGTAAAACGCCTATGACCGAGGGAAAAGTTTCGGTCGCGGAAAATCCTTCGATGCTCCGTTTAAATTACGATATCGTTTACTCCACGCAGGGAAACGCAGTGTTATTGGACGCGGGTCGCTTGTTTGCTCGCGGACTTTATTACGACTGCAAGGTCGCCGACGTGAATTCCAACTTTGACCGATTCCGCGCCTCCTCCTACACGGAAGATAATGCGAATGATTTTCGCCAACTTGTTCCGGAATCTGAGCAGGCAAAAATGAACGGGCGTCAGTTCCAGTATTTCCCCATGAAGGAAGATACCCGGTCCACGGTATTCTCGGGTTGCTTTCAAAAATCCTCTCCCGAACGCTGCTATGTGCGTTGGGAATGGCAGAGAGGCAATTTTATCATCGTCTTTGAGACTGAGGTCGAAAATAAAAAGAGCCTTACCACTCTGGAATTGGGCAAGGAATTCCATGATTTTGTAAGCCGTGGGATTCGAGCCTTTTAATCGAAGTTTATTTTTGTCATAATCAGAACGGGGATTTCGTTCCACTCGGTGGCTTGAGTTTAATGTGTAGGAACTTCGACACAGAAATTTGTCGAAGTTCCTACACAATTTCCCGAAGATAAAACGATTTTCCCGCCAGTAAATCGTGAAATAGGCGCGTTTCCCCCCATGAATCGGTCCAGGCCATCCTAATAATAACGACGGGTTCCCCAACTCCCGGTTTGACAATGCGTCTAATCGATGGGCGGATATTGAGATTTACGTTCTAGATTACTGCTAATTCGTATTTTCTTGACCGAATCCGTTCCGGCAACTACCCTATCCGTGCAAGGGGTTTCGCCCCAGGATTCGAAGGAAAATGTGGTTAAAATTAGGGGATACTGAGGTCATCAATTTGGACTTTATTTCCTCCATTAAAAAAAACGTGGCGGGTAACTCGATCGAGATTACTTATCACGACTTTAACCACGTTAAGTCCCTGCCCTTCGGAGATGCGGAAGCAAGGGACAAGGCTTACAAAGCGATTTTAGAGAATCTTTCTAGAATGCGGTTGTTTTTCGAATGAGAAAAGGACATGGAAAGAATTAAGGAAAATCTCTCGAGTGTATCTTCGCTTAAGCCGTTCGAACTGATTTTCTACGGTTCGAGACAAAGGGGCGACGGAACCCCCATGTCCGACTTTAATTTCTTTCTATTGGCCGATCCGTCAGATCAATTAAAGAGCAATTTCATTCGTGAAATTAACCAAGCCTTAGAACCCTTACAATCCAGCGGGCCGGTAAATTTAGTTTCCGGAGATTGGGACAGTTTTCGATTAAGAATGAAATGTTTCGATCCGGGAGCCGTTCATCTATGCGAAATCGGAGAACCGTATTTCGGTTCCGAATATTTTCCGATCATCAAGGAAGAATGGGATAAAATCAAAGTCGAACCCGCCGACGTCTTAAACGCCGGAAAATATTTACGCAAACGCTATCGATTCTTTAAAGGAATCGTTCCGAGAAATACGAAAGAGGACGTTCTACGTATGGAACGCTTATTGGCGATCTATTTGCAGAATTGGATGTTTCGTCATATCGACGATGTAAGCGTTTCCGAGATCGTAAATTCGGATATTCCTTCCCGTATAGGACAAATGTTTCGAATCCTGTATTCCAAGGAGGCGAAGGGAAACATCATCGAACTCACCGATCTATATGATGAAATCGTAAAATTAAAAGCCGAGCTTAAGAGTCCTGACTCCGCTTTCTCAGCGGAACGATTCCAACAAATCAAGGAAACTCTTCGATTCGAAGAGAAAGAAATTCGTATCCTAAAATTGAATTATTAGGAATGCCCGACCGAATTTCAGGCCGGACATTCTTTCTTTAGTTTCGAAGTTCTTTTAGAAGGGCGTTGCTTCCGATTACCGCGGTTGCCGCCGCAAGCCCGGCCATCATCGCTCCTGCAATTCCCGGAGATCCGGCATCGGCTCCAGTAAGAAAAAGTCCCGAAACGGGAGTTCGAACGTCGAACCAAGGGCATTTTTCCTTATCGTATCTTTCTGCTACGCAGGCAAGCCCGTAGATCGCGCCGTCAGGATGAGATGTGAAATGTTCGTTCGTGATCGGAGTGGATAACTCGGAAAATTCCACTAGCTTAGAGAACCCTGGAAATTTGGATTCTATCGTGGATAAGATTCGATTCGTAATCTTCTCTTTTAGAATCTTATAATCCTCTCCTCGTTTTTTCCAAGGAAAAGATTTCCATTCCGCGAAATTTTCATAATCGGTAAAAGTAATCACGTCGGCAGTATGGCTTTTTGCCTCCGGATTCTTCAGACTCGGAAAGGAGACATACAAATTCGGAATTTCGCCCGATTCGTTAATCCA
This is a stretch of genomic DNA from Leptospira fainei serovar Hurstbridge str. BUT 6. It encodes these proteins:
- a CDS encoding histidine kinase N-terminal 7TM domain-containing protein, whose protein sequence is MSEWFHWTPYAFLPVLSFALSFLTLYLSIRNRNTSGSREFTAVSFGMLLYSFGYFWEMVCVKPDNILFWDNFQFLGPDIIVTALPFLCMRVVNLDRFIKPITVALFSAIPISIETVVWFGKPEWIRPSLYFDDTAPWRALVYEYGPWMNVYVYNFLIIFSLCLLALLVGTIFQRGFHRIRSVVFLIVLSIPFIGQIMTVANFVPFVHPRLDIFPLAASISCLIWVYGLFYFRILDLIPLARNQVFEWIQDAVFVLNRENYIIDCNQAALNLLGTTRLRGDTKLSQFLPDLVDVLNDCLMRQKTTTEWKRPGLVPIGYYDVSIKPLGEFNSIFRIVTLREITERVLEEKKISERRDILQSILDSTKILFLVLDGEGRLILVNKACQEVTGYDLPQLEGKSFWDVVLFPDDKNRVFRVFYKRFGPKRFPKRTNIHLKRRDGKSRYTVWEHKEVRDQEGKLSYVISTGADVTGLEEAEGRIHTLQQANEEISNKNEIIELQKKELEEALQNLKRTQSQLIQTSKLADLGQLAAGIAHEINNPIGAIHAAGHNILSHLVKIRSGIRSELDKLTKLTDKEWNLFDEFILQGIESKEMTIGLERRRILAQLKEEMNANKALLPDETAELFVDHGIISNWKKFLPLVTETKTRDLLPFFLNLLGPEQSVATIRTAVERSSKIVYALRSFAHFESSHRKRIFSLKDNVDTVLTLYQNLFKHGVDVSTDLKDVPSFLGFPDDLMHLWTNLIMNSVQAMNYKGKLSIQAHVDGDEVLISIEDNGPGIPAETKDKVFEVFFTTKALGEGSGLGLDIAKRIVEKHQGRIWFESDPGKTIFHVSLPFEKA
- the efp gene encoding elongation factor P translates to MNLGITEVKKGMVLKVEGELYTVIKSEFVNPGKGSAFIRTKLKNLVRNSSIERTFKAAEKLESVELEKRQMTICYSEGDDIIFMDTNDFEQIPVSKEYLEDILPFLKEETPMEVSFYEGKPIGVIPPNFAILQVTYAEEGLKGDTSGTALKRVTVETGGEINVPIFVKQGDVVKIDLRDLSYVERVNK
- a CDS encoding phytoene desaturase family protein; the protein is MENREYDVIIIGSGMGALTTGSLLAQFSDKKVLLLEQHFKAGGFTHVFKREGKFLWDVGIHYVGDMESGSALRKVFDLVTAGKVRWAAMPDVFEKFVYPDFTFSVRNDPSIYENDLIESFPEEKEAIRRYFHDIKKVASWHGRHMMLKALPPFLDTFGAALDLIGSSSALVTTGEYLDKNFRNQKLKAVLCSQWGDYGLPPKISSFAIHALIVSHYLKGGFYPIGGSGQIAQAVQDILKAHGGRIALSREVKEILVDNGKAIGVRVLNKRKTEEEGKEIEEIYYAPQIVSDAGAYNTFLNLLPTSVKLPYRQELESFSKVFPLTTNVTLYLGLKEDPRRLGFQGENHWIYSSYDHDKNFSEGYKWTEGGRIPGVYLSFPSLKDPEAHAHTAEIIAFCDYKAFEFWKDQPWKERNETYKAKKAELIRRLLDYVEEKYEGFKDLVEYTELSTPITTEHFTLHRKGTIYGLPCVPDRFREVKSPWFSPKTPIENLTLTGADAASPGLSGAMMGGFSAFANMSGGMTVLQLFRKTMNS
- the mtnB gene encoding methylthioribulose 1-phosphate dehydratase, translating into MSIKKELSRLAKSGVLYHSKGWMPGTAGNLSLRDLKRPDVFWVSGSGLDKNLLSKKDFLPVDIETGKVIEGWKGREGLKPSAETSIHRAVYKAFPEIGCSLHVHTPESNLIKSGVTRESPVQEWNLPSLEIIKAFGIWDESPQVFAPVVYNFPVVQEISDALQAYLEEKKPKVPLCVIENHGITVWGKDLTQANRHLEAADFILKVRALSR
- a CDS encoding KamA family radical SAM protein translates to MGSYSVSNQPSLIDETNWWDWKWQIRHRVKDESGLCEYLELTDSEKESLRDCSELFSFSATPYYLKLADPLDPLCPIRLQIVPRKEELTPRVWDRIDPLAEESHMPVRGVTHRYPDRALWYLSHVCAVYCRFCTRKRKVSRSMETPSSEDWQEALNYFRTHTEIREVILSGGDPLNLSDAKLDYLLGELKSISHINQVRIHTRYPVTLPMRITEELCSILRKHFPVFIVTHFNHSKELTPTARERIERLIKEGAVTVLNQAVLLKDINDSVEALTNLFYGLTSAGIKPYYLHHCDEVYGSSHFRVPISRGVELMKSIRGRISGLCIPLYVVDLTGGGGKVPLPTDYLEETKSSSYVFRNYRGDLYEIGY
- a CDS encoding 1,2-dihydroxy-3-keto-5-methylthiopentene dioxygenase; its protein translation is MATIVQKPGLPEIKDNSEVKSFLEKRGIEYDHWHVPASSSNLTDKEVLSDDEKETLLKNLDNRFETLKEEEGYQSRDLIVLHAQVPGLSEMLAKFDKVHYHTDAEVRYIVDGSGIFGFSLNGEKFLVKVEKNDFISVPKNTNHWFTLDEKKRIKAVRYFQDMSGWVPNYVEETTVLA
- a CDS encoding SDR family oxidoreductase, with product MSKKILVAGAGTGVGRSLLEKLHALPGVEAIGISRRGIPLVQSLKAGANYACDVTDTKSLLNFCHTLRIHWSRLDALYFTFGDGLFQSVETLSLEDWEKHIALNLTAPYLLTKELSSLIGKGSLLCYLSSTAGRQGFPQSSAYCASKHGLAGFAKSIREEWKNREVRVSIVYAGAIDTPIWDGRNEFDRRDMIPVADAADFLANLSFQPDTFNLDEIVFLPPKGIL